The window ATAGCCGGTTATCTCCGAACTTCGAGCAGATTTTGCAATTGAAGAACTTTTACCAGGAAAGCCATTTCGTCGGTACGAGAATCGATATTCTGCTCAGAAGTATTGCCAAATGAGTGACCGACATTCCACATCATTTTGAGAAAAATTGGATTGCCGCAGTATTTTGTTTCAGCCTGCATTCGTGCAATAAATTTATAGGCGTGGAGTGGCGGGGCAACGTGGTCTAAATTGCCCTGCATCACTAATACCGGAGGATAACAAGTCGACGAATCAATAGTATGATAAGGTGAATACGATTGCAGCACTTTAAATTCGTTTTCATTGTCCGGATTCCCGAATTCCTGAACCCAACTGTTGGCGTTCGTAAAACGATTGTATCGTATCATATCCAGTGCAACGCGGTCGAATACAGCGGCTCCGTAGAGATTGGGCTTTTGTAAAAAAGCCGCTGCAGCCAACGATGCGCTCGCACTGCCGCCGGTAGCAACGATCCGGTCATTGGAAGAATAATTGCTGTCGATCAGCCATTGTGCCGCGGCATTATAATCATCGATCGCATTCTGTCTGTTCAGCAATATCCCGGCTTGATGCCATTGTTCACCGTATTCGCCGCCTCCGCGAATCGAAGGTTGAGCATAGACGCCGCCTATCTCCAGCCATAGGAGTAAATGAGGTTGATACCACAGAAATGAAATCCAATTGAAAGCTCCGTACCCGAAAATCATTGAAGGATTTTTTCCATCCAACCCGATATTCTTTTTATAGCTAATGAACATGGGAATTTTTGTTCCGTCTTTACTGGAATAAAACACTTGGCGTGTTTCAATTTGGTCGGCCGGAAAATGGATATCCGATTCTTTGAAAACCGTTTGGGTTCCACTATTTAAATCATACCGATAAATGGAACTGGGTTTAACAAGCCCAAGGAATTGATAATAAAATTCTTCATCTTGCTGATTTCCAAATACATTTCCCCAAATTGATCCGTCAATCGGGATATCGACAGTACGTTCGAGACGTCCTTTGTTATCGAAGATCCTGAGGAATGTTTTTCCGTTTTTTGAATAACCCAATACGAATCTTTTTCCAATATAACCCATCACGTTGCCTCCGACGAGACTCCCGCCCATAATCGATTCTTCCTGGGGTGCAACTACTTCTTCCGTACGTCGGGAGGATAAGTCATAATTAATAATCCGGCCGTTGGGTGAATTCAAATTAGTATAGAAAAATAATGAGGAGCCCTCATTACCCAAAAAAGTATAGTTGGCGTTAAGCTGATTGAAAATCGGTTGGACAGGAAAATGGTTGCCAGTCATTGCTACCGCATAAATTTTATTCTCAACTTGTGATCCGATCCGTTCGTCGATGATCAAGTAATGACCATCCCATGAATTTGAAATAGAAAGAAGAGCCTGTTCACGATCGGTTGCCTGATAAATTAACCGATCCGAATTTTGAGGCGTACCTTTCCGGTGAAAATATACCCTGGGGTTTGTGGGAGTGGATGTTAAAACTTTTTCTTTATCACCGATATCATATCGGATGTAAAAAAAGCCATCATTATTTTTATTCCAGCAAATCGTTCCGGTCCATAAATGTAATCCCGTAATTTCATCGGTTATCTTTGACGAAGACACTTCGAATAATTTTGCTGTGATTAAAGGGCTTGACGCTCCCTGTGCGATTGCTAACAAAACATAACGCGCGTCCTGGCTAGGATAAATCGTTGACAAAACAGCGCCGGAATCCACTTGAAATAGCGCAGGCAATGTTTTCGAATCGACTAACATACGTTCTTCGCCTGTTGCTTCATCCAAAACATATAAATCCGGCTTTCCCTTCCGAGCCTCCGTTTTCATAAAAAAGAATTGACGCGATGCTTTAACCGGAATGGTATAGCGATCATAATTAACCAATTCAGCAATACGATCTTTAATTTTACTGTAATAATTCATTGAATGAAGTTGTTCGGATAACAATTGATCCTGCGCTTTCACCCATTGCAGTGTTTCGTCGCTGTTCATGTCTTCCAACCAGCGGTAAGGATCGATTATGGTTGTACCATGATAAACGTTTGACGTGTCAACAGTTTTTGCAATCGGATATTTGATGGGTTGTCGATCCGATGGGCCACAAGCCAGAACTGTAAATAATAATATTAGAAGCGAAGATGCAACGAAGCTTTTTGACGAAGTTGTATTTTGCAACATGTATTCTATCCTTTATTTCATGGAATGAAGGCCAAGCTTGTTACCTTCGGTATCCGTAAACAGCGCAAAAAAACCAAGTTCAGGTGAGATTGGCGTCTTGGGCAAAATGACTTTTCCTCCGGATTTTTTGACGCGTTCTAAAACCGTATTCAAATCACTTCCACCATTCAAATAAATCAGCGCACCCTGTGCGGATGGCACATATCCTTCACCTTGAACGATAGCGCCGCCGATATAACCTTTGGGCTGATCGTATAAGAGAAATCCCATTCGGTTCGGCCCCATCGCCATTTCCGGCATGTCGAAGTCATATATTGAACTATAGAATTTTTTTGCCCGTTCGAAATCCGTAACCGGGATTTCAAACCAGTTAAGTGCATTGGTCAGCATTTCCATAAAAAAATCTCCATATTGAAATTTTTGGTAATTCTTTCAATATGGAGATTCACAAAAAAAGAAACGGTACCCATTTTTGGGTAATTAGAATAATCTTAAATTTCCGGTTTCAAGCTCCAGCAGGCGTTGTTTCCGCCATAGTCCGCCGCCGTACCCGCCGAGTTCGCCGCTTTTATTGACTACGCGATGGCAGGGGATGACGATGGCGATACGGTTAAGTCCGTTAGCGCGGCCGACAGCCCGCTGCCCCAGAGGTGATCCGACGACTTTGGCCAGTTCTTCGTATGAACGCGTTTCACCGTATGGAATTTTTAAAAGCGCATTCCAGACTTTTTCCTCGAACGGCGTTCCGGGATAAATCAATGGTACATCGAATTTTTTTCGTTCGCCTTTGAAATATTCACCCAATTGCATATTCAGTTTTTCGATCCATTCATTGGTTCCCGGTACGATAGCGACCTGAAAACGTTTTTTCAATGCGGCGGATTGTTCCTCCAAACGTTTCGGATTGGTGTATTCGAGGAAACAAATTGCATCGGATGTCGCGCCAACAACCATAGGGCCAATCGGCGTCTCGGTCCATGAAATAGTGATGCAATCGGAAGCATGGATTTTTCCGGGAGGACGCCCGAAAATCTTGACGAAAGCGTCACGGAAACCGCTATGAGAATCGTATCCGTGGCTTAGAATAACGTCATCCAATTTACTGCCCTTTCTGATTTTTCCGAATGACGCATTCAAACGGCGCGATCGCGCAAACGCCTGAAATGTCATTCCAAAATGTTTTATGAAATAACGCCGTGCTTTTTCCGGAGGAATACCCATACTGCGTAAACGGTCGTCGTATATTTTTTCATCAGGATGAAGCTCAATGCTTTTGATCAACTGTTGCACCCAATCCGGATGCCCGTTATCCATCGGCCGGCATCGTAAACAGGGACGAAACCCTGATTGCAAAGCTTCAATGGGTGTTGGAAAAAATTCGACATTTTTCAGCAGAGGCTTCTTGGCCGAACAGGATGGCCGGCAAAAGATTCGTGTCGATGTAATGGCTGCATAAAAAATACCGTCATAGGATGAATCTTTCGCCAATAAAGCCTTTTCCATTTCTCTGCGCGATGGTAAAATCGGTGAAGGTTTTGTTTTCATGATCGCAATATACAATAGTCGAAATTGTATTCCACCGATTTTTGGACACGGAATTTTTATTGACCGACTCGTTCGGCCGGCCTGCCGCGGAGAGCGCTCCATGTGTCGTCGATGGCTATTTGCGAAACAGCTTGTAATCCCGCCAAAGAAAGAGCATGCCAAACCGTTTCGCGCTTTATATCGCTGGGAATTTTTCCGGTGCCTTTCGGATAACATGCCTAGAAAAGGCAATCATATTTTCCAGCTGGAGCATGACTTTTGAGCAGCTTTTCAAGTTCGGCTTGTTTCGTTGCAAAAACCAGGATGAAATCATATTTGCCGCTGGCAGTGGATTTAGTATCGTAAGCTAGCTTGCCGAGTATTTTAATAAACTCCTTTGGAGGGTTGATGATCAAAATTTTTCGAGATTGCATACTTGACAAACCAAGAAAATAAACAACCTGAAACGGAAAAAGAATCTAATAAAAAAAGGCTTGTACTTTTGAAACATTTATGATAAATTTCGTTCTATGGATAGAAACTTGACAACGCAACCTTTTTTGCGTATACTTGTCATAACGACAACCCATGCATTATGATCTATTAAAATCAACGGTTTATAAATATTTAAGATAAAAGGTGTGTTTAAAATGCAGAGAAAATACGGCATTTTTATCAGATTGCCATACACTTTAAAAATGCGTGAAAAAAAATGGTATCTTGCAAGCTGTGAGGCCATTGATGTACATTCTCAAGGTGAAACTAAGGAAAAAGCTATTAAAAATTTAAGAGAGGCTGTTGAAGGTTTTTTAATTTCATGCTTAGAGAGAAATGTACTTGATGAAGTTTTAAAACAAAGTGGGTTCAATAGAATTGATCAGAATGTTGTTAAAGAAAATGCATTAGAATTACCAATTCCTTTAACGCATTATAATTCTTTTCAAGAATGCCACGCATAACACCAGTTCATTGGAAAAGATTAGAATGTATTTTTCTTAAACATGGATTTGCTTTCGATAGATCAAGTGGTGATCATAAAATATATGTCAAAAAGGGGATACTTAGGCCGATAGTAATTCCAACGTATAAAGAAATTGATACTGAAATAATAAAAAGTAATTTAAAAACAGCTGGTCTATCAAGAGAAGATTATTTTAAACTATTATCAGAATGCTAAATAATAAAAAACAGAGCGAAACAAAAGTTACTAATGAGAAACCGATCTCATTATATCCTTTGAAATTTGAAGAAGCATTAAAAAAGATATTGCAGGTTACAACAGAGAAGAAAACGAATAAAAAAAATTAGTACGCCCGGCGGGATTCGAACCCGCATCCTATGAATGAGAGTCATAGATCGTATCCTTTGGAATACGGGCGCACTATTTATGCAAAGGGCACTCTGTAAAGTGCCCTTTTCTCTTTTAAAGAATTAAGTAAATCTGCTTGTTAAACGAAAGTGTTTTTTAATTATTAATAGATTTTTTATAGGTGAGTCTTTTACCCTCAAATCCCTCAATAGCTTCTTTAATTCTTTCACTATCGGTCAATTTTCTGCGGTTATATCTGAAATCAAATTCAGCAAGGTATCTGTGTAAATGTTCTTTGCTTAAGTGATGAAATGTACCGTTTACGCCACGTTTTAATAATCCAAAAAAACCTTCAACGGTATTCGTTGTCACATTGCCACGTGAATATTCATAAGCACTATGTTTAACTGTTTGATGGGAAGCAAATCCTTTCCCAATCTTTTTATAGCTCTCAAGTTCATCAGTCATTAAGTGTGATTTAGGATTAATGTTTTCGTTTAATACTTCTTTCAATGTTGCGGCTGTCACTGTAGAAACTACGAATGATCTAACTTTACCGCCACGCTGTAACAATGATACAACGGGAGTTTTATTTTCAAGTCCTGTTGTTTTGGCCGTACGTCTACTTTTACCGCCAATATATGTTTCGTCAACTTCGATAATGCCTTTTAATTTTCTTTCAGGTTTATCCGGTTGCATTGCATACCGGATTCTATGGCACATGAACCACGCGCTTTTATATGTGATGCCTAACATACGGTGTATTTGATGGGCACTGATTCCTTTTTTACTTGCACACATTAAAGAAATAGCGGTTAGCCAAGTGCTAAGTTTGATATGACTATCTTCAAAGATAGTTCCGACCGTTACGGTGAATTGATCTTTTTGTTTTACACTGCGGCAATCTTTACAGCGATAAACACCCTTACGAACGCTTTTACCTTCGAGTTTGTAGACGTTCAAGCTACCACAGCGGGGGCAACATACACCGTCAGGCCAACGCAACTTCTCTAAAGTTTCGCGGGCTTCGTCTTCACTGATTCTTGCTACCTTGTCTAATCTTAGCTTATTGCTCTTGGCTTCCATAGGTCTCCTTAATTAACCTATGGTAATATAAGCAAAAATTGTCGGTTTGTCAAGTATATAATTCCGAAATTTTTTGGAGCTGGTCAAGACGGAGTTTTTTAAATACATCGGTTGATTTCATAACTCAATTTTATAATGATTATTACAAATCAGTTGTGAGCATACATTTTTAATGTTAGAGATCTTCTCGGATTCGAACGAAAACCGGCTCTCGTAACATACCATCTTTTGTAAAAGACGCGTACTGAACTTCACACATAAGTTGCGGTTCGACCCAGGTTGTTACTTTTTCATCAAGAATTTTATCTGAAACAGGTTTGGGAGTTTTTTTGAGTTCACGAACGGCTTCGGAAATTGAGGACAACAAAGATTCATCAAAGCCGGTTCCAACTTTTCCAAGATAGCGTAATTTTCCATTATTTTTTTCGGCAACATGCAGTGCACCCAGCGTCTGTTCGCGATCGCCTTTACCCGTTGTGTAGCCGATAATATAAACGTCTATGGTGTGGCGCGTTTTGATTTTTACCCAATGGTCACTGCGTTTGCCCGGAAGGTAGGCGCTGTTTTTCCGTTTAGCCATGATTCCCTCAAGTCCGATCTGTTTTGCCGCGTCGAATAATTCTTTACCTTCCGTAACAGTGGCACTGACACGGTAAGCCGAATCTTTCCTGACGATGTCTTCCAGCCATTCACGCCGCCGTATTAACGGCTCGTGTACTACCGGGCGTCCGTCAAGGTACAAGAGATCAAACACGTAACATACGGCTGGAAATTTAGCTTTGGCACGGGTGATGGCGCCTTCGGATTTTTGCTGCATGCGATGGATGACATTCTTAAAAATAGGTTTCCCGCTTTCATCAAGGCACACGATTTCTCCATCGATCAAAGCGCCGCTGACTCGAAATGATTCCGGGAGAGCGAGTTCGGGAAATTGAGCGCTGATGTCCATTTGATTTCTGCTGTGAATGCGGACATTGCCTTCATCCACGGCGATCAGTGCGCGAATGCCATCCCATTTAACTTCAAACAGATACTCATCGTTTTTCGGAACGTCGTTGCGCGAATCGGACAACATCGGCTCGATCGGATCATGAAGCCAGTCAATTTGCGGAGTATCGACGCGTTCGAGAAGCCATTGATTTTCTTTCATCAGGTGGACGCGATATTCGGCATTTAATTCGCGGCTATTGAGCCGAAAATAAAAGCCGTTTTTTTTCTCTTTGGTGATTTGATACTTGCCGGTCGCATACGCCCACATTTGTCCGCCACCGTATTCCCCTTTGGGAATAGCGCCTTCGAAATTAAGGTATTCCAAAGGATGATCTTCCGTTGCAACGGCTAAACGCTTAACGCCCGGACGCGGTGGCAAACCTTTGGGAACAGCCCACGATTTGAGTACGCCGTCTTTTTCAAGCCGCAGATCGTAATGCAATCGCGAAGCATGATGCCGGTGAATGACAAACGATGAGCCTTGTCCGAGTATGACTTCCGGTTGAGGTTCAGGTGTTTTATCGAATCGTCTTTTTTCAGAATACGTTTCAAGTTGCTCGGGAGTCTTATGTTTGCGCGACGGTTTCAATGTTTTTTTTGTGGTCTCGGTTTTTTTGCGATGCGTATGCAATTCGACCGCATAAGCGGCCATTGTTTCCCATGGATCGCCGCTTGATAAAACTTTTTGCGGCACGTTATGAAGATTCCATTCCACCGAACGCTTGGTGCGTTCGAGTTCGTCCCATGTCAATGGAGTGGAAACCGGCGCTCCCGGCAATCCGCGTACGCTGTAGGCGGCCACAGTCGTCTGTCCGGGGCGAATTCGAAAAACATCGATCAACACGCGGCCTTTGCGATATTCTTTTTGAATATGTAAGGTTGTGCGTGAGGAATTTTTTTCGACGAACGGCTGCGCAATGGCTTTGGCGGCTTCAAATACTTCCTCAAACGGCCACTTGGGTTCGATCGGCATAACGAGGTGCAAACCTTTCCGGCCGGTCGTTTTGACAAAAGGAATATAACCGTAGGACTCGATATGCGGCTTTAGATCAAAAGCCAGTTCAACTACTTGCGGAAATGGAAAGCCGTCTGGTGGATCGAGATCGATCACCATGTAGTCGGGCAAATCAAAATTGGGTGAACGGCCATGGCCTTGATGAAGTTCGATGCAAGCAAGATTGGCTAGCCAGACAAGAGATGCCTCTTCGGTTGCAATCACGTATTCTTTTTTCTCATCACCGCTGCCGAGCCGTACCGATTCCAACCACTCGGGTGCCCAATCGGGCTTATTTTTTTGAAAAAACATTTCACCGCTAATGCCGTCGGGATATCGTACCAGCGACAACGGCCTGCCTTTGAGATGCGCTAGAATGGTGGGTGCCAGCTTCAGATAATATTCCACCAGCTCCGCTTTGACGATGTGATCGTCGGGATACAAAACTTTTTCAAGGTTGGACAATTCGAATGTCCGTTTTCCAACTTGAACTCTGTGGGATTTTTTGGAGGCCATGGATTGAAACTTAGTGATCGGGGAATAATTATGCAATCGCTAAACCAATTCTACCGAAAATAAAAAAGGCTGCTCGTCTTTCGACAAGCAGCCTTCGGCTAAAATGCCATTATGTGCTTATTTGCAGCACGCGCCATCGGAACACGATGTCGTCGGACAGCAGCTCGGGCAATCCGATTTCGCAACGACTTTCGATTCCTGATTAGCATATACGATCGACGAAATGACCATTAAGGTCAACGCGGCTACAACAATGATTTTTTTCATTTGAATATCTCCTGAAATAAAGTTTTTTCTGAAATTATTTAATATTGGCTGATAGTAATCACGCCATTTCAGGAGGCTGAAAAATTTCAGACGAAACTGGGGAAAGGATGGAAAACGAAAATGTCACCGCGGCACGGACCAACGGCGCGGCAACGATTGTAATGGTTTTTTCAGGTTTGGTATAACAGCAATTGGAAAGATCGCATCGCAAAACGGCAGGACATGAGCGTTCATTCTTCACTGGCTTTTTGGAGTTGCTCGGACAGCTGACCTTGCAGCAATCTGTCGTTTTAACTATTGAAACCAACATCGGCTGACAAAATTGAAAGGTCAACAATACGGATGTCAGGATCAGCAATGATTTGATTAAATGTGAATTCATTACACGTAATTTAATTCTTTTTAAGAAAGAATCAATTTCAAATTCAGATTGAGCTTACAAATACGGAATTTTTAAAAAAAGTTTCTTAGCGTTTACTAAATTTTGTTACGAAGTCCAATATTTTTTCGTACGCCTTCATGAGCTTATTTTCATCCGGCAGAAATACAACGCGAAAATGTTTGGATCCGGGAACCTGCCCGAATCCGCTGCCGGCGACAACAACCACACCTGTTTCTTCTATGAGCGCTCTGACGAATTCATTATCGGTCTCACGAATGTTCAGCGATGCGAACGCATAAAAAGCGCCGAGCGGTTTGACGACTGAAATTTCCGGAATAGAATTCAGCATTTTGCATGTAATATCCCGGCGCCGGGCGAGGCGATGCCGCATGTCAACTAAATGGCTTTGGTCGCCTTCCAATGCCGGTTTAATGGCGTACTGCATCGGATGATTAGCACAAACACGAGCGCGGAGAAGTTTATTAACTGCCTCGATGTACGACGTTAACATAGCTGAATTACCACTGACAATACCCCAGCCGATGCGAAAACCCGGAACGAGATACGATTTGGAAAGGCCGTTGAATGTAATGATCGGTACGTCGGAATTTAATGATGCGAGAGAAGTGGACGTATCGCCGTCGAGCAACAGTCTATCATAAATTTCATCGGCAAAAATAATCAGATTGTGCTTAGCAGCGAGTGCGATGATCTTTTCCAATACTTCTTTCGAGCAGACAGAGCCTGTAGGATTATTGGGATTGATCAGGATAATGGCGCGTGTTTTGGCATTGATTTTCGACGCCATTTCTTCGACGTCAGGCTGCCAGCCATTGGATTCGTCGAGATAATAAGGATTGTCGACGGTATTGAGTTTTTTCAAAATAGCGCCGTACAAAGGATAGCCCGGACTTGGGGACAGTACGTTTTCACCTTCATTGACCAAAGCCGTCAGACAGAGATCGATAGCTTCACTGACGCCGGTGGTTATGAAAATATCCCGTATATTGCGGATACCTTTTTTCTCGGCATCTTTTTCAATGGCAGCCAGACCTTCTTTAATACCGGAGGAATGAGCGTAACCGTTTTTATTTTCAGTCATCGCTTTGCACGCGGCTTCGACGATGTGCGGCGGCGTACGGAAATCAAAAACATTCGGATCGCCGATATTGAGATATAACATTTCAAGGCCGCGTTTGGCGGCTTTTTCAGCTAAAACTACTACATCACGAACGGCGTATGTAATTTCCTCAGTTCGATGGGCAGGATGAATCAGTAAGGGTTCCATGAGCAGCTCCAAAACATAAGTGGGAATAAGAGCGTTTGCTAAACGGCGTCAATCTAAACAAATCCAATTTAAAAGACAATGATTCCATATTCCCCAATCAGGGTCATAAAAAAACGATTTTATTCAAATTATGTCTTTAAATAAAACCCAATGCGGCCTACGAAATTTTTTGTGGAATTTATTTTGAACGTTTTAATGGGCGATTCTAAAACGTTTGGTGGTCGAAGATATTTATAACGATGTGAATCGGAAAATTTGGATGGACTTAATTCATATCAATGATTTTAAGTCGGATTGCCTTTGCAATGGCCTCTGTCCGGTTGTTTGATTGAAGTTTTGAATAAATGTTTCTCACATGAAATTTAATAGTGTTAAAACTAATGTTCAATTCTTGAGCAATGGCCTCATACGTATTTCCGGTTGAAAGTTTCTGCAATACTCTTTCCTCTTGCGCCGAAAGATGAATTTCATCCGACTTAGGTTTTTGGTTAGTATGCTGGATAATCGTAACGATTTTGCGTGCAATGGTAGAACTCATCGGAGCGCCACCTTCGTTGACTTCTTTTATGAATTCTAACAGCTTGGCCGGAGATATTCCTTTGACGACATATCCTGCGGCTCCTGCGCATAGCGCTTCAATAATGAATTCATTTTCTTCATGTATGGTTAGAACCAGGATGTTAACATTCGGCATCAATTTTTTTACTCTTTTGATTCCTTCAATTCCCGAAATGCCCGGTAAACTCAAATCCATAAGTAAAACATGAGGAGGTTTATTATTGACGCTGTTGAGCATACTCTCACATGAAGCATACGTGGCCACGCACTCATAGCCATCGGTTCCATTTATCAATGCTTCAAGGCCTTCCCTTACATTTAAATTGTCGTCTACAATACTTACTTTGATCATGAGAATAGTCCTGAAAATGTTATCTTAGTACCTTCGGAGGGTTTGGAATCTATGTCTAAACTACCGCCACATATTTCAGCCCGCTTTTTCATATTGGACAGGCCATATCCGATGGGAGCATAACTTTGATCAAATCCGATGCCATTGTCCTTCAACGAAATGAAGATGGAATTGTTTGATGAAGCCATTGAAAGAATGAGC of the bacterium genome contains:
- a CDS encoding VOC family protein, which codes for MTNALNWFEIPVTDFERAKKFYSSIYDFDMPEMAMGPNRMGFLLYDQPKGYIGGAIVQGEGYVPSAQGALIYLNGGSDLNTVLERVKKSGGKVILPKTPISPELGFFALFTDTEGNKLGLHSMK
- a CDS encoding aminotransferase class I/II-fold pyridoxal phosphate-dependent enzyme, which gives rise to MEPLLIHPAHRTEEITYAVRDVVVLAEKAAKRGLEMLYLNIGDPNVFDFRTPPHIVEAACKAMTENKNGYAHSSGIKEGLAAIEKDAEKKGIRNIRDIFITTGVSEAIDLCLTALVNEGENVLSPSPGYPLYGAILKKLNTVDNPYYLDESNGWQPDVEEMASKINAKTRAIILINPNNPTGSVCSKEVLEKIIALAAKHNLIIFADEIYDRLLLDGDTSTSLASLNSDVPIITFNGLSKSYLVPGFRIGWGIVSGNSAMLTSYIEAVNKLLRARVCANHPMQYAIKPALEGDQSHLVDMRHRLARRRDITCKMLNSIPEISVVKPLGAFYAFASLNIRETDNEFVRALIEETGVVVVAGSGFGQVPGSKHFRVVFLPDENKLMKAYEKILDFVTKFSKR
- a CDS encoding methylated-DNA--[protein]-cysteine S-methyltransferase, whose amino-acid sequence is MEKALLAKDSSYDGIFYAAITSTRIFCRPSCSAKKPLLKNVEFFPTPIEALQSGFRPCLRCRPMDNGHPDWVQQLIKSIELHPDEKIYDDRLRSMGIPPEKARRYFIKHFGMTFQAFARSRRLNASFGKIRKGSKLDDVILSHGYDSHSGFRDAFVKIFGRPPGKIHASDCITISWTETPIGPMVVGATSDAICFLEYTNPKRLEEQSAALKKRFQVAIVPGTNEWIEKLNMQLGEYFKGERKKFDVPLIYPGTPFEEKVWNALLKIPYGETRSYEELAKVVGSPLGQRAVGRANGLNRIAIVIPCHRVVNKSGELGGYGGGLWRKQRLLELETGNLRLF
- a CDS encoding type II toxin-antitoxin system HicA family toxin, producing MPRITPVHWKRLECIFLKHGFAFDRSSGDHKIYVKKGILRPIVIPTYKEIDTEIIKSNLKTAGLSREDYFKLLSEC
- a CDS encoding IS1595 family transposase, producing MEAKSNKLRLDKVARISEDEARETLEKLRWPDGVCCPRCGSLNVYKLEGKSVRKGVYRCKDCRSVKQKDQFTVTVGTIFEDSHIKLSTWLTAISLMCASKKGISAHQIHRMLGITYKSAWFMCHRIRYAMQPDKPERKLKGIIEVDETYIGGKSRRTAKTTGLENKTPVVSLLQRGGKVRSFVVSTVTAATLKEVLNENINPKSHLMTDELESYKKIGKGFASHQTVKHSAYEYSRGNVTTNTVEGFFGLLKRGVNGTFHHLSKEHLHRYLAEFDFRYNRRKLTDSERIKEAIEGFEGKRLTYKKSINN
- a CDS encoding response regulator transcription factor, with the translated sequence MIKVSIVDDNLNVREGLEALINGTDGYECVATYASCESMLNSVNNKPPHVLLMDLSLPGISGIEGIKRVKKLMPNVNILVLTIHEENEFIIEALCAGAAGYVVKGISPAKLLEFIKEVNEGGAPMSSTIARKIVTIIQHTNQKPKSDEIHLSAQEERVLQKLSTGNTYEAIAQELNISFNTIKFHVRNIYSKLQSNNRTEAIAKAIRLKIIDMN
- a CDS encoding prolyl oligopeptidase family serine peptidase gives rise to the protein MLQNTTSSKSFVASSLLILLFTVLACGPSDRQPIKYPIAKTVDTSNVYHGTTIIDPYRWLEDMNSDETLQWVKAQDQLLSEQLHSMNYYSKIKDRIAELVNYDRYTIPVKASRQFFFMKTEARKGKPDLYVLDEATGEERMLVDSKTLPALFQVDSGAVLSTIYPSQDARYVLLAIAQGASSPLITAKLFEVSSSKITDEITGLHLWTGTICWNKNNDGFFYIRYDIGDKEKVLTSTPTNPRVYFHRKGTPQNSDRLIYQATDREQALLSISNSWDGHYLIIDERIGSQVENKIYAVAMTGNHFPVQPIFNQLNANYTFLGNEGSSLFFYTNLNSPNGRIINYDLSSRRTEEVVAPQEESIMGGSLVGGNVMGYIGKRFVLGYSKNGKTFLRIFDNKGRLERTVDIPIDGSIWGNVFGNQQDEEFYYQFLGLVKPSSIYRYDLNSGTQTVFKESDIHFPADQIETRQVFYSSKDGTKIPMFISYKKNIGLDGKNPSMIFGYGAFNWISFLWYQPHLLLWLEIGGVYAQPSIRGGGEYGEQWHQAGILLNRQNAIDDYNAAAQWLIDSNYSSNDRIVATGGSASASLAAAAFLQKPNLYGAAVFDRVALDMIRYNRFTNANSWVQEFGNPDNENEFKVLQSYSPYHTIDSSTCYPPVLVMQGNLDHVAPPLHAYKFIARMQAETKYCGNPIFLKMMWNVGHSFGNTSEQNIDSRTDEMAFLVKVLQLQNLLEVRR
- the ligD gene encoding non-homologous end-joining DNA ligase, yielding MASKKSHRVQVGKRTFELSNLEKVLYPDDHIVKAELVEYYLKLAPTILAHLKGRPLSLVRYPDGISGEMFFQKNKPDWAPEWLESVRLGSGDEKKEYVIATEEASLVWLANLACIELHQGHGRSPNFDLPDYMVIDLDPPDGFPFPQVVELAFDLKPHIESYGYIPFVKTTGRKGLHLVMPIEPKWPFEEVFEAAKAIAQPFVEKNSSRTTLHIQKEYRKGRVLIDVFRIRPGQTTVAAYSVRGLPGAPVSTPLTWDELERTKRSVEWNLHNVPQKVLSSGDPWETMAAYAVELHTHRKKTETTKKTLKPSRKHKTPEQLETYSEKRRFDKTPEPQPEVILGQGSSFVIHRHHASRLHYDLRLEKDGVLKSWAVPKGLPPRPGVKRLAVATEDHPLEYLNFEGAIPKGEYGGGQMWAYATGKYQITKEKKNGFYFRLNSRELNAEYRVHLMKENQWLLERVDTPQIDWLHDPIEPMLSDSRNDVPKNDEYLFEVKWDGIRALIAVDEGNVRIHSRNQMDISAQFPELALPESFRVSGALIDGEIVCLDESGKPIFKNVIHRMQQKSEGAITRAKAKFPAVCYVFDLLYLDGRPVVHEPLIRRREWLEDIVRKDSAYRVSATVTEGKELFDAAKQIGLEGIMAKRKNSAYLPGKRSDHWVKIKTRHTIDVYIIGYTTGKGDREQTLGALHVAEKNNGKLRYLGKVGTGFDESLLSSISEAVRELKKTPKPVSDKILDEKVTTWVEPQLMCEVQYASFTKDGMLREPVFVRIREDL